In Microvenator marinus, one genomic interval encodes:
- a CDS encoding tetratricopeptide repeat protein, with protein sequence MRKIVLWVLAGFLLASPAQAQQDKEETQLSDVKVKQAEKPTLEGESEGPMKTSIVGDKKVESVKKTDEAIQQLKDLLKATPRDNPQRAEFLFNLAEMYWDKSRFYEQGSYARQSECFSYRDQGDAKKEAQCEQGRKDMLNESKRWKEESVQLYVEIIRNFPTFKDLDEVYFYLGANLMEVGKKKEAIEFFKRLINDFPKSQHIPNVLLAFGDYYFDNDDMDQALKAYQRVGQYPKSTAYPYARYKEAWCHFNLDSKPKALDTFLDVLKLSKSAKSGVGAGLVRQTRNDIVLTYSHIGAADKAIPFFRRVASDKEDWVPMGERLAILYSDKGKPSDSTQVYRELISVNKESVKTIDYQYEIVRNTTTINSYSPDSVKEIVRLMKLVQLADSGKGFKDVDPKTYPQTRARSEELVRTWAITYHREAQKTKNPDLYAMAYFLYKEYLDTFDNQGEEYNMQFFYGELLYRLQKWEEAATAYEKVLAMDEKGKYTNESVHALVLSYFKIVNTSEEQANLQARKDEMLEEPKEGEEDKPAPIPEAKPIPDLHQRLIAACEKYVALNPEGDRIVDVKYTMGRTYYDFDHHDKAIGSFKDIAHNHSEHRLAVIAANLHLDSLNLLRKYDDLHIAVIEYLEKQPIKDEAFLSDINALNASIRFKKCTVLDDEEKWKDAAQCFVDFYRDFPQSELVDKALYNAALDFERMKELGKAIQVRIFLLKERPDSELAPKSLYNIGGNYHALAVYTEAAKFYELYAATYPKMENAEVALANASTFRQGLGELDKAVENYETFLELYGKRDEDKSAEVYYQIATIYEQQGRKKDAFNQYQGYLKRFGKKGPANRYLESHMKIGMYYWDLGGSSNRKTAKTWFNKTLKEFNSMGKADQEAMTTGRDAAAQARFMLGEEVFEEMVKIKIDSPNEKVLKKRMQEKMKVAMEAKEIFESVILFGRPDWAIAGLYRIGAGFQDLANNIRQSPPPPRLTYDQKEIYRGILEDNASQIETLAVDAYKRALDIAKEKSWFNQYSRRAEVALAQLRPREFRRPSELRAQPDHFSSGLSRVPFLKQVKDEDRLTDFGSSEPPMTEPTSQR encoded by the coding sequence ATGCGTAAGATTGTCCTTTGGGTTTTGGCGGGTTTCCTACTCGCGAGTCCCGCTCAAGCACAGCAAGATAAAGAGGAGACTCAGTTATCTGATGTGAAGGTGAAGCAGGCTGAAAAACCCACACTCGAGGGAGAATCGGAAGGTCCGATGAAGACCTCGATCGTGGGGGATAAGAAGGTCGAAAGTGTAAAAAAGACCGACGAAGCAATCCAGCAACTCAAGGACCTATTGAAGGCCACACCTCGGGATAATCCTCAACGTGCGGAGTTCCTCTTCAACCTTGCTGAAATGTACTGGGACAAATCTCGCTTCTACGAGCAAGGTTCGTACGCAAGGCAAAGTGAGTGTTTCTCCTATCGTGATCAGGGAGACGCAAAGAAGGAAGCTCAGTGTGAGCAAGGCCGAAAGGATATGCTCAACGAGAGCAAGCGTTGGAAGGAAGAATCCGTCCAACTCTACGTCGAGATCATTCGGAATTTCCCGACGTTCAAGGACCTCGACGAGGTCTACTTCTATCTGGGCGCGAACCTCATGGAGGTTGGAAAGAAGAAGGAAGCGATCGAATTCTTCAAACGCCTCATCAACGACTTTCCAAAAAGCCAACACATTCCAAACGTTCTCCTGGCGTTCGGCGACTATTATTTCGACAATGACGACATGGATCAGGCACTCAAAGCCTACCAACGTGTCGGCCAATATCCGAAGTCCACAGCATATCCATATGCCCGATACAAAGAGGCGTGGTGTCATTTCAACCTCGACTCGAAGCCCAAAGCTCTCGATACGTTCCTGGATGTGTTGAAGCTCAGCAAGTCTGCGAAGTCGGGCGTGGGTGCAGGTCTCGTGCGTCAGACACGCAACGATATCGTTCTAACCTACTCGCATATTGGAGCCGCAGATAAAGCGATCCCCTTCTTTCGGCGCGTAGCGTCGGATAAGGAAGACTGGGTGCCTATGGGAGAGCGCCTCGCAATTCTTTACAGCGATAAAGGAAAGCCGTCGGATTCAACACAGGTCTATCGCGAGTTGATCTCGGTCAATAAGGAAAGCGTTAAGACCATCGACTACCAATATGAAATCGTACGGAACACCACGACGATCAACTCCTACAGCCCAGACTCGGTCAAGGAGATCGTTCGACTGATGAAGCTCGTTCAGCTTGCGGATTCAGGAAAAGGATTTAAGGACGTGGATCCTAAAACCTATCCTCAGACACGTGCCAGAAGCGAAGAACTCGTCAGAACTTGGGCCATCACCTACCACCGCGAAGCACAGAAGACGAAGAACCCCGATCTCTACGCAATGGCCTACTTCCTCTACAAAGAGTACCTCGATACCTTTGATAATCAGGGAGAGGAATACAACATGCAGTTCTTCTATGGAGAGCTGCTCTATCGTCTACAGAAGTGGGAAGAGGCTGCTACAGCCTATGAAAAAGTGCTCGCCATGGATGAGAAGGGCAAATACACCAATGAATCGGTACACGCCCTTGTCCTTTCGTACTTCAAGATCGTGAACACATCCGAAGAGCAAGCCAACCTTCAGGCTCGCAAAGACGAAATGCTAGAGGAGCCGAAAGAAGGCGAGGAAGATAAGCCGGCACCGATTCCTGAGGCCAAGCCAATCCCCGATTTGCACCAACGCCTGATCGCAGCGTGCGAAAAGTATGTCGCTTTGAATCCGGAGGGAGATCGAATCGTGGACGTCAAGTACACGATGGGCCGTACCTACTACGACTTCGATCACCACGATAAAGCGATCGGATCATTCAAGGATATCGCTCATAATCACAGCGAGCATCGACTTGCGGTGATTGCAGCGAACCTGCATTTGGACAGTTTGAATCTCTTGAGAAAGTACGATGACCTTCATATTGCGGTCATTGAGTACCTCGAGAAACAGCCGATTAAGGATGAGGCTTTCCTTTCGGATATCAACGCCCTCAACGCGTCGATTCGTTTCAAGAAATGTACGGTGCTTGACGACGAAGAGAAGTGGAAAGACGCAGCTCAGTGCTTCGTCGACTTCTATCGTGATTTCCCTCAGTCCGAACTTGTGGACAAGGCGCTCTACAACGCGGCTCTTGATTTCGAGCGCATGAAGGAACTTGGTAAGGCGATTCAGGTTCGAATCTTCCTTCTCAAGGAGCGTCCCGATTCGGAACTCGCTCCCAAGAGTCTCTACAATATCGGAGGTAACTACCACGCGCTCGCCGTCTACACCGAAGCTGCAAAGTTCTATGAACTCTACGCCGCTACGTATCCCAAGATGGAGAATGCTGAGGTCGCTCTCGCAAACGCTTCGACGTTCCGCCAGGGGCTCGGTGAATTGGACAAAGCTGTGGAGAATTACGAGACGTTCCTCGAACTTTATGGAAAACGTGACGAGGACAAGTCAGCAGAGGTCTACTATCAGATCGCCACGATTTACGAGCAGCAAGGGCGCAAGAAAGACGCATTCAACCAGTACCAGGGCTATTTGAAGCGATTTGGAAAGAAGGGACCTGCCAACCGGTATCTCGAATCTCATATGAAGATCGGGATGTACTACTGGGATCTCGGTGGATCCTCCAATCGAAAAACGGCGAAGACCTGGTTCAATAAGACTCTCAAAGAGTTCAATTCGATGGGCAAGGCTGACCAAGAGGCCATGACCACGGGGCGCGATGCGGCTGCTCAAGCGCGATTCATGCTCGGTGAAGAGGTCTTCGAGGAGATGGTCAAAATCAAGATCGACTCTCCGAACGAGAAGGTCCTCAAGAAGCGCATGCAAGAGAAGATGAAGGTCGCCATGGAAGCCAAAGAGATCTTCGAAAGCGTGATTCTCTTCGGTCGTCCCGACTGGGCGATCGCCGGTCTCTATCGCATCGGGGCTGGTTTCCAAGACTTGGCGAACAATATTCGACAGAGTCCACCACCACCGCGTCTGACCTATGACCAAAAAGAGATCTATCGGGGAATTCTAGAGGACAACGCGAGTCAGATTGAAACGCTTGCTGTGGATGCGTACAAGCGCGCGCTTGATATCGCAAAAGAGAAGAGTTGGTTCAACCAGTACAGCCGACGCGCCGAGGTTGCTCTTGCTCAACTTCGACCAAGAGAATTCCGCCGGCCGTCTGAATTGAGAGCACAGCCAGATCACTTCAGCAGTGGTTTGTCGCGTGTGCCTTTCCTCAAGCAGGTTAAGGACGAGGATCGCCTTACAGACTTTGGCTCTTCTGAGCCTCCCATGACCGAACCTACGTCTCAGCGATGA
- a CDS encoding tetratricopeptide repeat protein has translation MLNRKWMTLIALGACLSLSACGSSSTKKDENPAVKATGATTNEAAIKAFENAVSVYEKSEGKNLEQVQSYLEEALSEDARFGKAWFNLGVIQERRGLRDEARTSYQKALDVSPALGSALVNLGMMKWEDGSPSEARDLFNQAVQADNFNPAAHSNISAFYRMDDDHRNAVRHARLSLAGDSQNVDAYANLAKTYYAMKAYDVALLVCLNAEKIDPNKADIYNIMGMIWLAKNDVTEAIRQFRRALEKDPKHVAALMNLGAVILNVRDYEGAISLFEQVLALEPKNTEAKISIAVAKRGLGDLDAARALYEEVKAVEPENASVQFNLGVMEHEHMAQNAMIGLGQGDAPADPIAQMDWTIGNMEKALQHYEKAIEHYRNFLAYDREVDQEAQKEANERITQVQQLIQVTGEQIPQLKEQKIMIQQDMKAAEEAEAQAAAEEKAAAEAAAAQESAEETGTAPPTPTE, from the coding sequence ATGTTGAATCGTAAATGGATGACTTTGATCGCCTTGGGTGCGTGTCTATCTCTAAGTGCTTGTGGGTCTAGTTCGACAAAGAAGGACGAGAATCCGGCAGTGAAAGCGACCGGTGCAACGACCAATGAGGCCGCAATCAAGGCCTTTGAAAACGCTGTTTCGGTATATGAGAAGTCGGAGGGAAAGAATCTTGAGCAAGTTCAGTCTTATCTTGAGGAAGCGCTGAGCGAAGACGCTCGATTCGGAAAGGCGTGGTTCAACCTTGGGGTGATTCAAGAGAGGAGAGGTCTTCGTGACGAGGCTAGAACCTCGTATCAAAAGGCGCTCGATGTTTCTCCGGCCCTCGGGAGCGCACTCGTCAACCTCGGGATGATGAAATGGGAGGATGGTAGCCCTTCTGAGGCGCGCGATCTTTTCAATCAGGCGGTGCAAGCGGATAACTTTAATCCGGCCGCCCACAGCAATATCAGCGCGTTCTACCGCATGGATGATGACCATCGAAACGCAGTGCGTCACGCAAGGCTTTCATTGGCCGGTGACTCACAAAACGTGGATGCGTATGCCAATCTGGCCAAGACCTATTACGCCATGAAAGCGTATGACGTGGCCCTTCTGGTGTGTTTGAACGCTGAGAAGATCGACCCTAACAAGGCCGATATTTACAATATCATGGGGATGATTTGGCTGGCTAAGAACGATGTGACCGAAGCTATTCGACAGTTTCGCCGTGCCTTGGAGAAAGATCCCAAGCATGTCGCAGCTCTTATGAACTTAGGCGCGGTAATTCTGAACGTGCGCGACTACGAAGGGGCGATTTCACTCTTCGAGCAGGTTCTCGCGTTAGAGCCGAAGAATACTGAGGCTAAGATCTCGATCGCTGTGGCGAAGCGAGGTCTGGGTGACCTGGACGCCGCTCGAGCCCTCTATGAGGAAGTTAAGGCGGTTGAGCCTGAGAACGCTTCGGTTCAGTTCAATCTCGGTGTGATGGAGCACGAGCACATGGCTCAGAACGCCATGATTGGCTTAGGGCAGGGCGATGCGCCCGCCGATCCGATCGCTCAGATGGATTGGACGATTGGCAACATGGAAAAAGCGCTTCAACACTACGAGAAGGCAATTGAGCACTATCGCAACTTCTTGGCCTACGACCGAGAGGTTGACCAAGAGGCTCAGAAAGAGGCCAACGAGCGCATCACTCAGGTACAGCAGCTGATTCAGGTGACTGGAGAACAGATTCCCCAGCTCAAAGAGCAAAAGATTATGATTCAGCAGGATATGAAAGCTGCTGAAGAGGCCGAGGCGCAAGCTGCAGCCGAAGAAAAGGCAGCTGCTGAAGCGGCGGCGGCTCAAGAGAGTGCCGAGGAAACGGGGACGGCCCCTCCCACACCGACCGAGTAG